One Desulfocurvibacter africanus subsp. africanus DSM 2603 genomic region harbors:
- a CDS encoding methyl-accepting chemotaxis protein — MLMSLAAILATAFVVFSGLFVLMLAVVGDSFGMSAVSGLMAAAVALLVVWVLLRRALDASSSLLLSHVRDPGKASIPHGAVLEELFGLSATLESVAKTHRERVAALSKAKDEAESRAAGLEAAVAKSSNVCTEAEKRTASLEGTALKAFEIAENLSYSAATLNSQADQVAEAMVVQKDRVAETATAMEEMNATVLEVARSAERAASSAERSREKAGQGSGIVGRAVQAIDRVEVMNKELETAMSRLGEQAGGIGEIMNMITEIADQTNLLALNAAIEAARAGDAGRGFAVVADEVRKLAEKTMNATRDVEESIKTIQQSVAHNLTSMSAASAAVTEAADLARRSGEMLGEIVALVGDNSDQVRSIATAAEEQSAASEEINRAISEINRLSDDTTSEVQGTVRTIQDIRKQSERLHQIFKEVRGAQKNSLAASEGQMKGVLPKLMVDYIGKTYGDGVRRKLLEELGNPVFMIQNSYPDAVMGQMAGIVSRLTGDTKRKILFDLGSYTPGEFAKLYKKHIHGSELGKTDLKKFLLRMNEVHEEITKGMPGITPPRFSYEDKGDTLVMTYHSKRGFFDYFEGILHGATKMFGRKAEIKVKSKDAATAVATIRFQ, encoded by the coding sequence ATGCTCATGTCCCTGGCCGCTATACTGGCCACGGCCTTCGTCGTGTTCTCCGGCTTGTTTGTGCTTATGCTCGCAGTCGTGGGCGATTCTTTCGGCATGTCTGCCGTTTCCGGCCTCATGGCCGCGGCCGTGGCGCTGCTCGTGGTTTGGGTTCTATTGCGCCGGGCGCTGGACGCCTCGTCAAGCCTGCTTCTGAGCCATGTGCGTGATCCGGGCAAGGCCTCAATTCCTCATGGAGCTGTGCTGGAAGAGCTGTTCGGGCTCTCGGCCACCCTTGAGTCAGTGGCCAAGACCCATCGCGAGCGCGTGGCCGCGCTGAGCAAGGCCAAGGACGAGGCCGAGTCGCGCGCCGCTGGCCTGGAAGCCGCCGTGGCCAAGTCCAGCAACGTCTGCACCGAGGCGGAGAAGCGCACCGCGAGCCTTGAGGGCACGGCCCTCAAGGCTTTTGAGATCGCCGAGAACCTGTCCTACTCGGCCGCGACGCTCAACTCCCAGGCGGACCAGGTGGCCGAGGCCATGGTCGTGCAGAAGGACCGCGTGGCCGAGACGGCCACGGCCATGGAGGAGATGAACGCCACGGTCCTGGAGGTGGCCCGCAGCGCGGAGCGGGCGGCTAGCAGCGCCGAGCGCTCGCGGGAGAAAGCCGGTCAGGGCTCGGGCATCGTGGGCAGGGCCGTGCAGGCCATCGATCGCGTGGAAGTCATGAACAAGGAACTGGAAACGGCCATGAGCCGCCTGGGCGAGCAGGCCGGCGGCATCGGCGAGATCATGAACATGATCACCGAGATCGCGGACCAGACCAACCTGCTGGCTCTCAACGCGGCCATCGAGGCGGCCAGGGCCGGCGATGCGGGAAGAGGCTTCGCGGTCGTGGCCGACGAAGTGCGCAAGCTGGCCGAAAAAACCATGAACGCAACGCGCGACGTGGAGGAGTCCATCAAGACCATCCAGCAGTCCGTGGCGCATAATCTCACGAGCATGTCGGCCGCCTCGGCGGCCGTGACCGAGGCGGCCGACCTGGCCCGGCGCTCGGGCGAGATGCTGGGGGAGATCGTGGCCCTGGTGGGTGACAACTCGGACCAGGTGCGTTCCATTGCTACCGCCGCCGAGGAACAGTCCGCGGCCAGCGAGGAGATCAACCGGGCCATAAGCGAGATCAACCGCCTGTCCGACGATACCACGAGCGAGGTCCAGGGCACGGTGCGCACCATTCAGGATATCCGCAAGCAATCGGAGCGGCTGCACCAGATATTCAAGGAAGTGCGCGGCGCGCAGAAGAATTCCCTGGCCGCTTCCGAAGGCCAGATGAAGGGCGTGTTGCCCAAGCTCATGGTCGACTACATAGGCAAGACCTACGGCGACGGCGTGCGTCGCAAGCTGCTGGAGGAGCTGGGCAATCCGGTGTTCATGATCCAGAACAGCTACCCCGACGCAGTCATGGGCCAGATGGCCGGTATCGTGTCCAGGCTCACGGGCGACACCAAACGCAAGATCCTCTTCGATCTGGGTTCCTACACGCCCGGCGAATTCGCCAAGCTCTACAAGAAGCACATTCACGGTTCGGAGCTGGGAAAGACGGATCTCAAGAAATTCCTTCTGCGCATGAACGAGGTGCACGAGGAAATCACCAAGGGCATGCCCGGAATCACGCCGCCGCGCTTCAGCTATGAGGACAAGGGCGACACCCTGGTCATGACCTACCATTCCAAGCGCGGCTTTTTCGACTATTTCGAAGGCATCTTGCATGGCGCGACCAAGATGTTTGGCCGCAAGGCGGAGATCAAGGTCAAATCCAAGGACGCGGCCACGGCTGTGGCGACCATCCGCTTTCAGTAG
- a CDS encoding WbuC family cupin fold metalloprotein: protein MPHCDANELRRISALATRSTHERFAVVDAALLDRKAADAAANARLREMHQFHGSDTSSLHRMLNAVEPGSYIRPHRHLHPPKAECFIILRGLVGFAFFDDQGRAADEDLILLDAQYGPFAVDIRPGVWHMLVSMSPGSVLFEIKPGPYDPLDDKDFAPWAPAPDSSGAQAWLTEQELRLRSRFGLP from the coding sequence ATGCCACATTGCGACGCAAACGAACTCCGGCGCATTTCCGCTCTGGCCACGCGTTCCACGCATGAACGCTTCGCCGTGGTGGACGCCGCGCTCCTGGATCGCAAAGCCGCCGACGCCGCGGCCAACGCACGGCTGCGCGAGATGCATCAGTTTCACGGCAGCGACACCAGCTCCCTGCACCGCATGCTCAATGCCGTTGAGCCGGGCAGTTATATCCGGCCTCACCGCCACCTGCACCCGCCCAAGGCCGAGTGCTTCATCATCCTGCGCGGCCTGGTCGGCTTCGCCTTCTTTGACGATCAGGGACGCGCGGCCGACGAGGATCTTATACTGCTGGATGCGCAATACGGCCCCTTTGCCGTGGACATCCGCCCCGGCGTTTGGCATATGCTGGTGAGCATGTCTCCAGGCTCGGTGCTCTTCGAGATCAAGCCTGGACCCTACGATCCACTGGATGACAAGGACTTCGCGCCCTGGGCTCCCGCACCCGATTCTTCCGGCGCGCAAGCTTGGCTGACGGAGCAGGAACTGAGGCTACGTAGCCGCTTCGGGTTGCCGTAA